The nucleotide window TAGCATTCATCGGGCTGCCAAGGTGGAAAAAAGAACCGGCAAGCCCAATAAGAGAGATGGAGGCAAGTCCCACCACTGGAATCTTCATAATACTAATTAAATCCTTGCCACTTTTTTCGAGTTTCCTAGAGACTAACCAAAGGAAGAAAATCCCTCCGGCAGCCGCTGGAATAGCAACTGTAAATATTAATAACGGCCACTCATGCATGTTAATCCCTCCTTTTATTTGCTTCCTCCAAGAACTAAGTTTGGTTTTGTAATGGATGACTTAGGTAAACCTTTAATATCTGCGTTTGCTCCGTATTTCTTACGTAATTCATCAATTGGGCCGAATTCGATCGCTCGCATGATACATGAGGATACACAAACAGGGTCTTCCCCTTTTTCTCGCAAATCGATACAGGTATCACATTTGCTCATCCTGCCAAGTTCTTCGTTGAATTGTGGAGCACCATATGGACAGTTCCACTCGCAATATCTGCACCCTGCACAGTGATCCTGATCAATTAGGACCACTCCATCTTCATCTCGCTTGTACAATGCCCCTGTTGGACAGCCTTGCACACACGCCGGATTGTCGCAGTGGTTACATGAAATAGACAGATGCCACATTGATGGCTTTGGATAGGATCCTTCTTCGAAATCATAAACCCTTCTGAAGTTCCTTCCGACTTCCAGATCATTTTTGTCTTTACATGCGACTGTACAAGTCTTACAGCCTACACATTCAGCAACATTGATATAAAATCCCATTTGCACCATGAATTACACCCTCTTTCTACTAAAATTTGATGATTCTTTGCGGCCATTTGACATCTTCTTCAATTGGCTTACCTTCCCACTTCTCCATGTTACAGCGGGCCAGGTTAAAACCGGATGAACCAAGTCCCTTTGGAATGTGAGGCACGAATAAATTGTCCGCACCAGCACGATCAATGCCCGTCTCTTCATCAATATCAATCCATGCTCCATGTGGAAGCCCAATGGTTCCTGGCATAATCCCTTCTGTTATTTTTGCCGGACGAAGTGACTTGCCAAATTCATTTGACATTAGTACTGTATCGCCATCCTTAATCCCTATTTCTTTCGCATCATGACTGCTGATATACACAGGATTTGACCAGGCTTCACGAAGCTGCGGGACATTGTCAAAGGTACTGTGTGAACGTCTGAGATAATGAGGATTGATAATTTGGTATGGATATTTTCCTTTCTTCTTGGATTCCCAGTTTTCAAAAGTAGATTCATAGCCGTGCACTTTTGGTTCATACACCGGGATTGGCTTGATTTCGGAATATGCTTTTTTGGAAAGTTCGTTGATTGCCTTACAGTAAATTTCGAATTTACCACTCTCACTCGATACTGGATGAGCTTTTGGGTCATCAATGAACTCTTTGTAAGCGATGAATCCAAAATTGTCTCCTGGCTTACGAGGCACTTGATAAATCCCCTGCTCAATAAATTGCTTTAATGGGATACGTCCTTTTTGCGGTTTGCCTTCTACACCCATTTCCTTGATATCAGCCGCCGTAATGGTACAAAGCGGCTCATAGTCGACTCCATTATCTTTGACAACCATGCTGCCAGCTAATTGGTTGAAGTATTGCTGTTTTTCAGAAATCGGGAATACTTCTTTAGGGCTTATCCCGAGTTTCTCTAGGATCCCCTCCGCAATTTGTTGGTCGGTCTTAGATCCGTATAACGGGTCTATGATCTTTGACCAGGTAATCAGAATTTCTCTGTTACCTCCAGTTACTGCTCCTTCGGTTTCCCATTGAGTGGCAACAGGAAGGACGACATCAGCATATTTCGCGTTTGTTGTCAGCACATAGGAGTTAGCGGCGATAAATTCCACCTTGCGATGTGCTTCGATTCCTTTCGCGATATTACTTCGGGTTTGGAGCGTATTGTTGTAATTATGGTAGATAAATTGAATGTTTGCCTTGCGCTCTCCTTCATAGCGCTGCAGGAATTTGCCGTTCAGTACCGCATCCCAGATTTCATTTTCATTAATGTTATTATCAATTTTGTTTTCTATGGTTGGCGTTCCTTTACCTCCTGCTGTCAGGAGCATAGGACCCATGTTGCCTGCATACTCCCAACAACTGACACCAGTCATATTTCCTGGGCTTCCCATATGGCCAGTCATCATCCCAAGTGCTGAAAATGCCTGTACCCAGCCTTCGCCATTTGAAATACGTGCCGGTGACCATCCTGTCAACAAGGCTACACGTTCCGTTCCTCCAATTTGACGAGCTAATTTCCGGATATCGGATGGTTTTATTCCACAAAGTTCCGAAGCCCATTCAGGTGTTTTCGGCTGTCCGTCATAAGTTCCGAGTATATAGTCTTTCAAATTCTCTTTTGGATCAGCACCTTTAGGCATATGGTCAGCGTCGAAGCCAATTGTATATTTATCAAGGAAGTCCCACTTTACCAAAGGATTGGTCGGGGAATCTTCATCAAGAAGCGTATGCATGATTCCAAATGCGAGCGCATCGTCCGTTCCAGGTCGGATCGGCACCCAATCAGCTTCAAAAACCCTTGCCGATTCCGAATACATTGGATCAATAGAGATGAATCGTGCACCAGCTTTTTTTGCTTGAAGGTAGTTGTAGGTGACACTTCCCATGGTACTCCATGCAGGATTGGCACCCCAAAGAACTATCAACTGGGAGTTTCTCAAATCCAAGCGGTCATTAATGCCATTGACAATTAAACCTTCTCCTACACCCATCTGTTCCCAAATCCATCGCCAGGCTCCCCATGAAGAACTTCCGTAGCAAGCTGTATATCCTCCGGCAGCTTTCATCACGTTGGTGATATTGGCATCTCCACCGGTTACTAACACAGATTCATTCCCATATTTCCCAGTAATCCTTTTAATCTCGGAAGCCACAATGCCAAATGCCTCGTCCCAAGAGATACGTACCCACTGATCACGACCACGGAGATCTTTTTTACCTCCTCCCGGCTCCCAGTTCTTCCTTTTCATCGGGTATTTCAGGCGGTCAGCACTGAATACCTGTTTCCGCTGGGACCGTCCCCTTAAGCAGCCGCGCTGTTGTGGGAAATCCGGACTGTCCTCGTGTGTATCGTCCGTCTTTTGACGAATGACCACCCCGTCTTTGATCAGGACTTTGTTTAAGCAACGGCTGCCACAGTTATGCCAGCATGCTGCCGTTTTCCATACCTCTTCATCCGATTTGCCTGAGGCATTTTTCTCTGCTTTCGCAACCAGCCCTCTTGTAACCGGGATAGCTGCCGCTGCTGCTGTAGCAGATGACCAGCCAATAAAAGATCTCCTGGACATCTTTAAGTCTTTTATTTTTTCTACTAAATCCAACATGGTGTAACCTCCTTTTACTCCTTTATTAATTCTATGTTCAGCAATTCTGATAGAACGCTAGAATCCATATCAATAAAACCTTCAAGAATCATTCCCATTCCTGCATAGAACTCAGTTTCTGCATGCTGTATAACATTCTTGGCGAAAGCTGGAGCAAATTTCCCAAGATGATTTCGCATAAAGTTGTTTTGTTCTTTTAATAGATAGATCACTTCAGGAACGGATGTGTCCACTATTGTGGCGCACGACTCTATACATAAGGAATTCAGTCGAAACATGAAGTCCAGTTCGAGACCTATATGGTCATCGGCTTCCATGTTATAATCAGCCGCTTGAAATCCATATTTTTGATACAGCTTCCTGACATCCATCGTTGTTTTTTGGAAAAGCAAACGATCAGTACGGAGGTAAACTGACTCCCATGGTGGAGCTGGTACTTCGAATGGTCCAATCAATAGTCTTGTATAATCCCAATGCAAATCATCGTAATCTCTTGAAGATATAATTGGTTTGGATTTCTCCAGGAAATTCGTTATAGATTTCACACCTGACGCAATAAGTTCTGATTCCTCCTGGAAAGGAAACGCATCCAACACATTCTCTTGTATGAATAACGATAGATATTCCTTTGATGGCTCCTCCATGAAAAACCTTCTAAGCATGTCGTATGCGATTTGCCGTGCATAAAAAAGGTCAACAATTTCTTCCACCTTTAACGCCTTCCTGGTTGCTTGCATATCAATCACCCTTTCTTCTAAATTTCTCCAACTCAGTTGGGTGTATGAACTCAAGATGTACTTCCCTAATCGAACGTCCATCTTCATCTATTTCAACGACATTAGATGACATGATAATAGGAATTTCCTTATTCCGTAAAAACGGAATGCTTTCAACTGGAAACTGCAGAAAATCATAGTCGCAATTCTCGATATAGGGGATTTTTTTCTTTTCGAGCACTTTGCGTACTGTTTTCCGGTCCTTACCAAACACCTTTGCGGTTTTAAAATAGTAGTCCACTGGAGAAAATGTATAAGTTTCATCAAGTACTTGGTTATAATTTTGCTGATAAATTTGCCCCGTGAACTTATTCTCCAGTGAACAGTAATGGACACCCATATTAAACTTTTTCTCGATAGCAAATCTGACAAGTTCAAGGCAAAGCTTCTCGCTTTCCGCTACCGCCAGACCTCCTGCATACCAAAAGTTATAGTAAATATCATAAGGTGGATTTTTCAGTTTGAATCCCCTCTCTTGAAAAGCATCAGCATTCCCAAGTGGAAAACAAAATTCAAGCAGGTTAATACCAAAGATTCCAACCTCTTCGAGAGCTGATAACAGCTCCTTCATTTCTTTTTCAGTGCCTGGTATGACCGGCATCTCAACCATTACATCTGGAATAAAGTCCTTAGCAAGCTTTATTTTCTGTAGAATGTGCTTTTGCTTTTGTTTCGAATCTTCCAATTTTATACTGAAGCGAATTTCATTTAACCCAGCTAACCGTAATTCTATAAGGATATCCTTTGTTAGAAGGTCACCTGCTGTGTATAACCTTGTATGAATGGCAGGGTTAAACTTGTTTGCCTTCCTGAAGAAATCAATCGTCTCTCCTGGATGAAGGAGTGGCTCACCTCCTGTCAACGCCAGGTGGGTAACGGTGCTTCCGCTATCGAACAGTTGGTCTAGTTCCTCCACGGCATTTCGTTGGTTTTCGTGATAAAACTGGTAATTGTCTTGGTTCTTATTGAAGCAGAAATAGCAGTCACGATGGCATTTCAACGAAACGAAATTTGTATAGCTTCCGACCCCGGTCTGGCATGCCTCACATGCGGTAGAAATCTTGCCATTTGAGACGACACTTTTGCCATTGTTACGGAAGGCTGCATCACAGCCTTTTAGGTCCTTGAGCTGCTTTTCTCTCTCAGTTTGGTCGGGTCTTCCCTCAAAAGTAAGACCAAATTGCTCAATATGTTTGAGTGTTTCCTTTTCGATATCTTTATAAATCCTTGCATACCTATTAAGTGATTGATTTTGTATCTTTTCTAAATCTTGCTCTAGTGTTCTAATCACTTGTTTCACCTCTATCCGTCATATTGTGAAACTTTTCACTTACAAGTACATTATAGGATTGATCGGAGCCCACTCCAATGTACGGAGAGTACGAATCTTTAAGTCCTTTTTTGTGTCTTTGCACAATATGATGGTGTCCAAATTGTGACTGCAACGTTGCAGTTAACTTTTACGTTTCTGTGAAACTAGTTGTTAAAGCTCCGGGTCTGCACTACCATGAAATTGAATTACAAAGTATATATTTGAAAGGATTAACCACATGGAACGATCCGCATGTATACCTGAAATTGCAACAGAATTAACCAGGGCAAGTCACGAAAATATAACCTTTTTAATCCAAAAGGTTTCTGACCTGTCTGGCAAAGCAGTTATTTTAACGAATAGCCATAATCAACTTATTTCGAGTGCATTAAAAGACCCTTATCATACTATCGGAAGCATTATGGCCATCCAACAATTGGAGCAGCATAAAGACCCGTCTTTTTCTCTTTACGAGCTGATAACCGATTCTTATGTCTATTGGGGTTGGGGAACCGTTGTTGCCTATGATAATAATATCCTTGGGTACCTTTACCTCGTAGATTCAGAGATTCCTATCATGGAGGTACAAACTCAAACGTTGATGTCGCTTGCATCCCTCCTAATAGCATCCAAACTACAAATGAAGCTTGAAATACGGCAAGAGAAGCTTAAGTTCAAGGAACCGTTCCTTTTTGATCTTCTATATGGGAACCTCAAGCAAAAGGACGAGATTCTTGAACACGCTCAAATATGGAATTGGGACTTTAGCCTTCAACAAGCAGTGCTTGTCTTTGCATTGAGGGATTTTAACCATTATGCGACAGATAAAAAACTAATAAATAAATTGCTATATATAGTTGAACGAACCGTTGTGGAGAGACAATGGGAACCTATAACCATGAAGCGAGGTAATCAAGTTTCCTTAATATTGACTGCCAAAAAAGAAGATCAGATGAGTTTAAAGGACTCAATAAGGACAATTGCAGAAATTATATTAAAGGAAATGGATAGACAAGAAACTGAACGCTTCTTTTCATGTGGGATAGGAAAAACCTACAGCGATCCTCGGGATTTATTTCGGAGTTTTCAAGAAGCAAAGGTTGCTCTTGAGATTGGAGAATTACTGGATATCCAAGTCCCCTACTTCGAAGAACTCGGACTAGAACGCATTTTATATAAGCATGATACCCAGGATTTGAAGGAGTATTATGAAACGATTCTTGGAAAAATGATTAATTACGATAGCATTCATCATACTGATTTCACGGAAACATTGGAAGCGTATGTGACCAATCAATTTGACATGGTTTCTACATCTCAAGCATTGTTTTTACACAAAAATACCCTTCGATATAGACTTAAAAAGATTGAAGAAATCCTGGGATACAAACTAGATGATATCAATAACAGGCTGAATGTTTCTGCTGCTTTTAAAATCAAGAAGATGAGAAAGATTTAACAAAGGGAGTGTAGTCATGGCGGATGGAATATACCGGAATACCTGTCCGAGAAACTGCTATGGTACGTGTGGAATTCTCTCTTATGTAAAAAACAATAGACTAGTTAAGGTAACAGGTGATCCTTCTCATGGTTTTACTAAAGGAAGTCTCTGTGCTAAAGGCTACGCCTATACCCAGTTTGTCTATAATCCTCACCGGCTGAAATATCCCATGTTGCAGACCCCTCGAGGCTCTGGCAACTGGAAGAGGATATCCTGGGATGATGCCTATACTATAATTGCGAAGAAAATGATCGAACTCCAAGTTCGATACGGATCCAACCTTGCTTCTGGATACAATAAATATTCTGGTAACCTTGGTCTCCTTCACTATGCGACTGAAGGGCTTTTCAACAGCATTGGTCCTCATACTAAACCAGTTGGCAACCCGTGTGCCTTGACTGGCTTGAATGCTCTGGAGCGGTCCTTTGGCAAGAAGTTCAGTGCAGTTCCAGAGGATATGGCTTGCTCTAAAATGATTGTCCTTTGGGGAGCAAACCCTGCCGTGACCAATGTGCATCAAATGAAGTTCATTTACGAAGCACGCAGAAAAGGCGCAATCCTGGTTGTCATTGATCCTGTCCTTTCTCAGACAGCGAAAAAAGCAGACTTATATATTCAAATTAAACCTGGTACTGATATGTGGCTCGCACTCGGAGTCGCAAAAATCTTATACGAGAATGGCTATGCTTCAAATGATTTTCTTAATGAAAGAGGAGAAGGCTGGAAGGATTATATTAATTTCATAACTCACAAGATTAGAATGCAGGAGATTTACGAAATAACAGGAGTCTCTCAAGAAGCTATTACAGAACTGGCCAGTCTGTATTCCTCTATTAAGCCCACCGCTACCTGGGCTGGGTTGGGAATCCAAAGAAACAGCAATGGAAAGGACAGCATCGAGGCAATTAACAGTCTTGTGGCTCTGTCCGGAAATTTAACCATTCCCAATGCAGGCTTATATTTTATGCATAATGATGTAGAACTGTTTCCTAACAGGCTGCTTAATCGTGAAGGGCCGCTAAATGAGCTTGTTCCAGATTCAAGGTCTG belongs to Mesobacillus sp. AQ2 and includes:
- a CDS encoding DMSO/selenate family reductase complex B subunit; the encoded protein is MVQMGFYINVAECVGCKTCTVACKDKNDLEVGRNFRRVYDFEEGSYPKPSMWHLSISCNHCDNPACVQGCPTGALYKRDEDGVVLIDQDHCAGCRYCEWNCPYGAPQFNEELGRMSKCDTCIDLREKGEDPVCVSSCIMRAIEFGPIDELRKKYGANADIKGLPKSSITKPNLVLGGSK
- a CDS encoding molybdopterin-dependent oxidoreductase, translating into MLDLVEKIKDLKMSRRSFIGWSSATAAAAAIPVTRGLVAKAEKNASGKSDEEVWKTAACWHNCGSRCLNKVLIKDGVVIRQKTDDTHEDSPDFPQQRGCLRGRSQRKQVFSADRLKYPMKRKNWEPGGGKKDLRGRDQWVRISWDEAFGIVASEIKRITGKYGNESVLVTGGDANITNVMKAAGGYTACYGSSSWGAWRWIWEQMGVGEGLIVNGINDRLDLRNSQLIVLWGANPAWSTMGSVTYNYLQAKKAGARFISIDPMYSESARVFEADWVPIRPGTDDALAFGIMHTLLDEDSPTNPLVKWDFLDKYTIGFDADHMPKGADPKENLKDYILGTYDGQPKTPEWASELCGIKPSDIRKLARQIGGTERVALLTGWSPARISNGEGWVQAFSALGMMTGHMGSPGNMTGVSCWEYAGNMGPMLLTAGGKGTPTIENKIDNNINENEIWDAVLNGKFLQRYEGERKANIQFIYHNYNNTLQTRSNIAKGIEAHRKVEFIAANSYVLTTNAKYADVVLPVATQWETEGAVTGGNREILITWSKIIDPLYGSKTDQQIAEGILEKLGISPKEVFPISEKQQYFNQLAGSMVVKDNGVDYEPLCTITAADIKEMGVEGKPQKGRIPLKQFIEQGIYQVPRKPGDNFGFIAYKEFIDDPKAHPVSSESGKFEIYCKAINELSKKAYSEIKPIPVYEPKVHGYESTFENWESKKKGKYPYQIINPHYLRRSHSTFDNVPQLREAWSNPVYISSHDAKEIGIKDGDTVLMSNEFGKSLRPAKITEGIMPGTIGLPHGAWIDIDEETGIDRAGADNLFVPHIPKGLGSSGFNLARCNMEKWEGKPIEEDVKWPQRIIKF
- a CDS encoding molecular chaperone TorD family protein, producing the protein MQATRKALKVEEIVDLFYARQIAYDMLRRFFMEEPSKEYLSLFIQENVLDAFPFQEESELIASGVKSITNFLEKSKPIISSRDYDDLHWDYTRLLIGPFEVPAPPWESVYLRTDRLLFQKTTMDVRKLYQKYGFQAADYNMEADDHIGLELDFMFRLNSLCIESCATIVDTSVPEVIYLLKEQNNFMRNHLGKFAPAFAKNVIQHAETEFYAGMGMILEGFIDMDSSVLSELLNIELIKE
- a CDS encoding radical SAM protein, with product MIRTLEQDLEKIQNQSLNRYARIYKDIEKETLKHIEQFGLTFEGRPDQTEREKQLKDLKGCDAAFRNNGKSVVSNGKISTACEACQTGVGSYTNFVSLKCHRDCYFCFNKNQDNYQFYHENQRNAVEELDQLFDSGSTVTHLALTGGEPLLHPGETIDFFRKANKFNPAIHTRLYTAGDLLTKDILIELRLAGLNEIRFSIKLEDSKQKQKHILQKIKLAKDFIPDVMVEMPVIPGTEKEMKELLSALEEVGIFGINLLEFCFPLGNADAFQERGFKLKNPPYDIYYNFWYAGGLAVAESEKLCLELVRFAIEKKFNMGVHYCSLENKFTGQIYQQNYNQVLDETYTFSPVDYYFKTAKVFGKDRKTVRKVLEKKKIPYIENCDYDFLQFPVESIPFLRNKEIPIIMSSNVVEIDEDGRSIREVHLEFIHPTELEKFRRKGD
- a CDS encoding helix-turn-helix domain-containing protein; amino-acid sequence: MERSACIPEIATELTRASHENITFLIQKVSDLSGKAVILTNSHNQLISSALKDPYHTIGSIMAIQQLEQHKDPSFSLYELITDSYVYWGWGTVVAYDNNILGYLYLVDSEIPIMEVQTQTLMSLASLLIASKLQMKLEIRQEKLKFKEPFLFDLLYGNLKQKDEILEHAQIWNWDFSLQQAVLVFALRDFNHYATDKKLINKLLYIVERTVVERQWEPITMKRGNQVSLILTAKKEDQMSLKDSIRTIAEIILKEMDRQETERFFSCGIGKTYSDPRDLFRSFQEAKVALEIGELLDIQVPYFEELGLERILYKHDTQDLKEYYETILGKMINYDSIHHTDFTETLEAYVTNQFDMVSTSQALFLHKNTLRYRLKKIEEILGYKLDDINNRLNVSAAFKIKKMRKI
- a CDS encoding molybdopterin-dependent oxidoreductase; the protein is MADGIYRNTCPRNCYGTCGILSYVKNNRLVKVTGDPSHGFTKGSLCAKGYAYTQFVYNPHRLKYPMLQTPRGSGNWKRISWDDAYTIIAKKMIELQVRYGSNLASGYNKYSGNLGLLHYATEGLFNSIGPHTKPVGNPCALTGLNALERSFGKKFSAVPEDMACSKMIVLWGANPAVTNVHQMKFIYEARRKGAILVVIDPVLSQTAKKADLYIQIKPGTDMWLALGVAKILYENGYASNDFLNERGEGWKDYINFITHKIRMQEIYEITGVSQEAITELASLYSSIKPTATWAGLGIQRNSNGKDSIEAINSLVALSGNLTIPNAGLYFMHNDVELFPNRLLNREGPLNELVPDSRSVDISDYANNALSFDNPPLKLLWIASRNIFTQDQNLAKWKELFDQLELIVTVDMYLTKTAMESDLVLPAATHFEEEDLNIGYWHYWISLNQKAIPAFYEAKSDLQIARELTRKLNQLSPGFSNFPYEKEPIEWIRDEITPEIMHLYGINRFEDLMTKAHHKKEKFTFPYERQVFSFFSPNENNSLAINSSELDSYTLLTPQSLLKIHSQYEWVSWLNSKKDESIIEISPAAARKNCIADQDKVELYNESGSIIGTARISTHLPDNIVLTHQAGNNPINQLIRNKENEKPDSSTYFYDSIVHLRKWRECNV